A genomic window from Oceanibaculum nanhaiense includes:
- a CDS encoding MotE family protein has translation MLSIPRLLPVTILAALLLLTVKLGGIWDGVSRIQAGIGTVPVQAQQQAQQQAPANQPPADSQQQPGGQAGAQSDVKQGDAAGKGEGGTAVDPILFSRSEIELLQELSRRRDELDQREQTLVQKEGLLAAAEQRIDKKIAELDTIRSDIEALIKKYNEQEEAEVQRLVKIYEAMKPKDAARIFDQLDMNILLQVVERMAERRVAPILADMSPKRANELTAEIATRRQMPNLGVQPTQ, from the coding sequence ATGCTTTCGATTCCCCGTCTCTTGCCGGTCACCATCCTGGCCGCGCTGTTGCTGCTGACCGTGAAGCTGGGCGGTATCTGGGACGGCGTGTCCCGGATCCAGGCCGGCATCGGCACCGTGCCTGTTCAGGCCCAACAACAGGCCCAACAGCAGGCGCCCGCTAACCAGCCGCCGGCCGACAGCCAGCAGCAACCGGGTGGGCAAGCGGGGGCGCAATCGGACGTGAAGCAGGGGGATGCCGCTGGCAAAGGGGAAGGCGGCACCGCTGTCGACCCGATCCTGTTCAGCCGCTCCGAGATCGAATTGCTGCAGGAATTGTCGCGTCGCCGCGACGAGCTGGACCAGCGCGAGCAGACGCTGGTGCAGAAGGAAGGGCTGCTGGCGGCGGCCGAACAGCGCATCGACAAGAAGATTGCGGAGCTCGATACCATCCGCTCCGACATCGAGGCGCTGATCAAGAAATATAATGAGCAGGAAGAGGCGGAGGTGCAGCGCCTCGTTAAGATTTACGAGGCGATGAAGCCGAAGGACGCGGCGCGCATCTTCGATCAGCTCGACATGAATATCCTGCTGCAGGTCGTGGAGCGTATGGCCGAACGCCGTGTTGCGCCGATCCTGGCCGATATGAGCCCCAAGCGGGCCAACGAACTGACCGCGGAAATCGCCACGCGCCGGCAAATGCCCAATCTGGGCGTCCAGCCGACCCAGTAG
- a CDS encoding response regulator: MSVDMNMEILIVDDYRTMLRIIRNLLKQIGFDNVDEATDGSMALKKMREKSYGLVISDWNMEPMTGLQLLKEVRADAKLKHTPFIMVTAESKTENVIAAKQAGVNNYIVKPFNAATLKMKLSAVIGNF, encoded by the coding sequence ATGAGCGTCGATATGAATATGGAGATCCTCATCGTCGATGATTATCGCACGATGCTTCGGATCATCCGCAATCTGCTGAAACAGATCGGCTTCGACAATGTCGATGAAGCCACCGATGGCAGCATGGCGCTCAAGAAGATGCGCGAGAAAAGCTACGGCCTTGTCATTTCCGACTGGAACATGGAGCCGATGACCGGCCTCCAGCTCCTCAAGGAAGTGCGCGCGGACGCCAAGCTGAAGCATACGCCGTTCATCATGGTGACGGCGGAAAGCAAGACCGAGAACGTGATCGCCGCCAAACAGGCCGGCGTGAACAATTACATCGTGAAGCCGTTCAACGCCGCCACGCTGAAAATGAAGCTGTCGGCCGTTATCGGGAACTTCTGA
- the fliQ gene encoding flagellar biosynthesis protein FliQ, with translation MNPSDVIDVSREALVATLVICGPAMLIGLAIGLVIALFQALTHIQEMTLVFVPKIIVVFASLFVFMPFMLSTLLDFSATLVDRIIALN, from the coding sequence ATGAATCCGAGCGACGTAATCGACGTTTCCCGTGAGGCGCTGGTGGCCACGCTCGTTATCTGCGGGCCGGCCATGCTCATCGGCCTCGCCATCGGTCTTGTCATCGCGCTGTTTCAGGCGCTGACGCATATCCAGGAAATGACGCTGGTCTTCGTGCCGAAGATTATTGTGGTGTTTGCCAGCCTGTTTGTTTTCATGCCCTTCATGCTCAGCACGCTCCTGGATTTCTCGGCGACGCTGGTGGACCGCATTATCGCGCTGAATTAA
- a CDS encoding flagellar biosynthetic protein FliO, which yields MNIESYLYAVLALVFVLALLGLLYLVIRRLGIGGALPRTRGERRLRLVEVLPVDAKRRLLLLRRDGREHLVLLGPESDLLIESLEEDEQDSAGDFDAMLDRTPPSSPPSSTRPAPKAPPAPPGPREPRLGRRTGTETAE from the coding sequence ATGAACATCGAAAGCTATCTCTACGCCGTCCTTGCGTTGGTCTTCGTGCTGGCACTGCTCGGCCTGCTCTATCTGGTCATACGGCGGCTGGGGATTGGCGGCGCGCTGCCCCGCACACGCGGCGAGCGGCGGCTGCGGCTGGTCGAGGTGCTGCCGGTGGACGCCAAGCGCCGGCTGCTGCTGCTGCGCCGCGACGGCCGGGAACATCTGGTGCTTCTGGGGCCGGAAAGCGATCTGCTGATCGAATCCCTCGAAGAGGATGAGCAGGACAGCGCCGGCGATTTCGATGCGATGCTGGACCGCACGCCCCCGTCATCGCCCCCGTCATCGACCAGGCCGGCGCCGAAAGCGCCACCGGCACCCCCGGGCCCGCGCGAACCGCGCCTGGGCCGCCGCACCGGCACGGAGACGGCGGAATGA
- a CDS encoding EscU/YscU/HrcU family type III secretion system export apparatus switch protein — protein sequence MEPKKPPHLPPQKPSQKPSLGDRLFDIIDELDVAPLPPRDGKKGDRQIAVALHHEHGADRAPMVVAQGYGAIADKILRLAFDHDVKVRRDPELAQVLMAVEVNQEIPVEAFAAVAEILSYVYQANSRLAEEAPPAPSADTTAS from the coding sequence ATGGAGCCGAAAAAGCCACCGCACTTGCCTCCCCAGAAGCCCTCCCAGAAACCATCGCTGGGTGACCGGCTGTTCGACATCATCGACGAACTGGACGTCGCTCCGCTGCCGCCCCGCGACGGCAAAAAGGGCGATCGGCAGATTGCCGTGGCGTTGCATCACGAACATGGCGCCGACAGGGCGCCGATGGTGGTGGCCCAGGGCTATGGCGCGATCGCCGATAAAATCCTGCGGCTGGCCTTCGATCATGATGTGAAGGTGCGCCGCGATCCCGAACTCGCCCAGGTGCTGATGGCCGTGGAGGTCAATCAGGAAATCCCCGTCGAGGCCTTCGCCGCCGTGGCGGAAATCCTGTCCTATGTGTACCAGGCCAACAGCCGGTTGGCCGAGGAGGCCCCGCCTGCCCCGTCCGCCGATACAACCGCGTCATAA
- the fliP gene encoding flagellar type III secretion system pore protein FliP (The bacterial flagellar biogenesis protein FliP forms a type III secretion system (T3SS)-type pore required for flagellar assembly.) → MSRRVLAKTALLALPVLLLPGLAAAQSFNLDLGSPDGSTTARIIQLIAIFTVLSIAPGILVMVTSFTRIVVVLSFMRFALGTQQNPPNIVLISLAMFLTFFIMQPTLERAYNEGVVPLLDQQIDEAEALQRVIEPFHSFMRSHVREQDLDLFLGMAKATPEQVGENTPLRALVPAFMISELRRAFEIGFLIYIPFVIIDMVVASILMSMGMMMIPPVIVSLPFKLIFFVLLDGWYMIAGSLVQSYGPL, encoded by the coding sequence ATGAGCCGCCGCGTTCTTGCGAAAACCGCGCTGCTGGCGCTGCCTGTCCTGCTGCTGCCGGGACTGGCGGCGGCGCAGAGCTTCAACCTGGATCTCGGCTCGCCCGACGGCTCCACCACGGCGCGGATCATCCAGCTTATCGCCATCTTCACCGTCCTGTCGATCGCCCCCGGCATCCTGGTGATGGTGACCTCCTTCACCCGCATCGTCGTGGTTCTGTCCTTCATGCGCTTCGCGCTGGGCACGCAGCAGAACCCGCCAAACATCGTACTGATCAGCCTGGCGATGTTCCTGACCTTCTTCATCATGCAGCCGACGCTGGAGCGCGCCTATAATGAGGGGGTGGTGCCGCTGCTTGACCAGCAGATCGACGAGGCGGAGGCGCTGCAACGGGTGATCGAACCGTTCCACAGCTTCATGCGCAGCCATGTGCGCGAGCAGGATCTGGATCTTTTCCTCGGCATGGCCAAGGCAACGCCGGAGCAGGTTGGCGAGAACACGCCGCTGCGCGCCCTTGTCCCCGCCTTCATGATCAGCGAGTTGCGCCGCGCCTTCGAGATCGGCTTCCTGATCTACATCCCGTTCGTCATCATCGACATGGTGGTCGCCTCGATCCTGATGTCGATGGGCATGATGATGATCCCGCCGGTCATTGTCTCCCTGCCCTTCAAGCTGATCTTCTTCGTGCTGCTGGACGGCTGGTACATGATCGCCGGCAGCCTGGTGCAGAGTTACGGCCCGTTATAG
- a CDS encoding tetratricopeptide repeat protein, with protein MMRAALLFLLAVMIGLLPVTDRMVLAQQSGQPVAPQAAPQATPTQVPVRGGLHEGYGRLVFDWPGSVDYTAAVEDGSLVIQFDRPLRADLSGALANLRSFLAGGSLEPDGRTLSFVLANGDFGLRSFKIGTSVVLDLLRQGGAETASAPPPPSPLPASPDIPSLQVRGADHEGYSRLVFDWNQPVDYTVDNRNGQATLRFDRPASFETGTLNSRPLRNVRRVEPTGNDSRGMTLQIPSDARLRHFRSGTRIVVDVLNPASEAPAGAQQAAPQQAAAPTPAPKPPAGERSQSQAPAQPPQQQAQAPAQPSAQPSGQPPARPAGTRGPALPAQPVAPVIAEPTAEAGPVTGAAPQSGPQSADRIMPTQPLASSLSPQRIRAPVPLEQLQGTPVPVTLRREGDLVALRFQFEDANAAAVFRRAAHLWIVFDGARRFDFSAISESDAGIFSELTQLPVPNGSAARARLVPGINPRIWRDGPTWVIELRAQPLRPDVALNTEMQPVSPQGPRLFIPVTGIGETTVVRDPEVGDELHIVPLSMLGRGIEGDRRFAEFELLATVQGIAVVPLADGVAVRQLPDGVAITGGDGLVLSRDLPERSDTFGEVASDSDIRSGKPFSMLEWRGNQAPGQGFYPKRQQLQFALADATSIARTKPRMDLARFYFANGLAPEATGLLRVIAEGDSDYANLPSFKALRGATQFMMGRHQDALNDLSDRALDGIREVALWRGAAYAALGKWNEAVEQFARAGEIPADYPRNFTTEIALLAAQAAIRVGDNRGAGQFLNVVAAGAPTDSEQARINYLRGRVLQATGDTDAAFDLWRPLAEGADRWARVRAARAVIEEELAQEKISNADALQRLESLRFAWRGDELEFDLLRRLGDLYLAENDYRNGLATLREAATLFPDHPETPTLARTMTDAFAKLYLEGGAERMPPLTALALYDDFRELTPPGARGNEMIQRLADRLVTVDLLDRAANLLDRQVKFRLEGVEKARIGARLALIRLLDRRPEAAVGALDESAVPGIPVDLARERNRLRARAQFDLGNPDQAIALLQPDTSREADLLRADILWRQQDWAGAAEVFTRLAEPLADKRDLTEREATLVLNWAISASMSEDTPAVVLIRQNYAQAMDDTRFREAFRLITNTTSGDLNDLRTLTQRFQEVERFQSFLSDYRERLKASQLSAIN; from the coding sequence ATGATGCGCGCCGCGCTCCTTTTCCTGCTGGCGGTCATGATCGGCCTTTTGCCCGTCACGGACCGCATGGTCCTGGCCCAGCAATCCGGGCAACCGGTGGCCCCCCAGGCAGCACCCCAGGCGACACCGACCCAGGTACCGGTCCGCGGCGGCCTGCATGAGGGGTATGGCCGGCTGGTGTTCGACTGGCCCGGCAGTGTGGACTATACCGCTGCTGTCGAGGATGGCTCGCTGGTCATCCAGTTCGACCGGCCGCTGCGCGCGGACCTCTCCGGCGCGCTCGCCAATCTGCGGAGCTTCCTGGCCGGCGGATCGCTGGAGCCGGACGGGCGCACCCTGTCCTTCGTGCTCGCCAATGGCGATTTTGGCCTGCGCAGCTTCAAGATCGGCACCTCGGTGGTGCTCGACCTGTTGCGTCAGGGCGGTGCCGAGACCGCGTCCGCGCCGCCGCCTCCCAGCCCATTGCCCGCAAGCCCCGATATCCCCAGCCTCCAGGTACGCGGTGCCGATCACGAGGGCTATTCCCGCCTGGTTTTCGACTGGAACCAGCCGGTCGATTACACGGTCGATAACCGGAACGGGCAGGCGACCCTGCGGTTCGACCGTCCCGCCAGCTTTGAAACCGGCACGCTGAACAGCCGACCGCTGCGCAATGTGCGGCGCGTGGAGCCGACGGGCAATGATTCGCGCGGGATGACCTTGCAGATTCCAAGCGATGCCCGGCTCCGGCATTTCCGCAGCGGTACCCGCATCGTGGTCGATGTCCTGAACCCGGCATCCGAGGCGCCAGCGGGTGCCCAGCAGGCAGCACCGCAGCAGGCGGCCGCGCCGACACCGGCGCCGAAACCGCCGGCGGGCGAGCGCAGCCAATCGCAAGCGCCGGCTCAGCCGCCACAACAGCAGGCGCAGGCCCCGGCCCAGCCATCTGCCCAGCCATCTGGCCAGCCGCCCGCCCGCCCGGCCGGGACGCGCGGCCCCGCCCTGCCGGCACAGCCGGTCGCGCCGGTTATCGCCGAACCGACGGCAGAGGCCGGCCCGGTCACCGGTGCGGCGCCGCAATCCGGGCCGCAATCCGCAGACAGGATCATGCCGACGCAACCGCTGGCGTCCTCGCTGTCGCCGCAGCGCATCCGCGCGCCGGTGCCGCTGGAGCAGTTGCAGGGCACGCCGGTGCCGGTGACCTTGCGCCGCGAGGGTGACCTTGTGGCGTTGCGCTTCCAGTTCGAGGATGCCAATGCGGCCGCTGTGTTCCGCCGTGCGGCGCATCTCTGGATCGTCTTCGATGGCGCCAGGCGGTTCGATTTCTCGGCAATTTCCGAAAGCGATGCGGGTATTTTCTCCGAACTCACGCAGCTTCCTGTCCCGAACGGCTCAGCGGCGCGCGCCCGGCTGGTGCCGGGCATCAATCCGCGGATCTGGCGCGACGGACCAACCTGGGTGATCGAGCTGCGGGCGCAGCCGCTGCGCCCGGACGTGGCGCTGAATACCGAGATGCAGCCGGTCAGCCCGCAGGGGCCGCGCCTGTTCATTCCGGTTACCGGCATCGGCGAGACCACCGTGGTTCGCGATCCCGAGGTCGGAGACGAACTTCATATCGTACCCTTGTCGATGCTGGGCCGTGGCATTGAGGGCGACAGGCGTTTCGCCGAATTCGAATTGCTGGCGACGGTGCAGGGCATTGCCGTGGTGCCGCTGGCCGATGGCGTGGCCGTGCGGCAACTGCCGGACGGTGTGGCGATCACCGGCGGCGACGGGCTGGTGCTGTCGCGCGATCTGCCGGAACGCTCCGATACGTTCGGCGAAGTGGCGTCGGATTCCGACATCCGCAGCGGCAAGCCGTTCTCGATGCTGGAATGGCGCGGCAATCAGGCGCCCGGCCAGGGCTTCTATCCCAAGCGGCAGCAATTGCAGTTCGCGCTGGCCGATGCCACCAGCATCGCCCGCACCAAGCCGCGCATGGACCTGGCGCGCTTCTATTTCGCCAACGGCCTGGCGCCGGAGGCGACGGGCCTGTTGCGGGTCATCGCGGAGGGCGATTCGGACTATGCCAACCTGCCCAGCTTCAAGGCGCTGCGCGGGGCGACCCAGTTTATGATGGGGCGCCATCAGGATGCGCTGAATGATCTGTCCGACAGGGCACTGGACGGTATCCGCGAGGTGGCGCTGTGGCGCGGCGCGGCTTACGCGGCGCTCGGCAAGTGGAACGAGGCGGTCGAGCAGTTTGCCCGTGCCGGCGAAATCCCTGCCGATTATCCGCGTAATTTCACGACCGAGATCGCGCTGCTGGCGGCACAGGCCGCGATCCGCGTCGGCGACAATCGCGGTGCCGGCCAGTTCCTGAACGTGGTCGCCGCCGGCGCGCCGACCGACAGCGAGCAGGCGCGCATCAACTATCTGCGCGGGCGTGTGCTGCAGGCGACGGGCGATACCGATGCGGCTTTCGATCTGTGGCGTCCGCTGGCCGAGGGCGCGGACCGCTGGGCCCGTGTACGCGCGGCGCGCGCGGTCATCGAGGAGGAGCTGGCGCAGGAGAAGATATCCAACGCCGACGCGCTGCAGCGGCTGGAAAGCCTGCGCTTCGCCTGGCGCGGCGACGAACTCGAGTTCGACCTGCTGCGCCGGCTGGGCGATCTGTATCTGGCGGAGAATGATTATCGCAACGGTCTGGCGACCCTGCGTGAGGCGGCGACCCTGTTCCCGGACCATCCGGAAACGCCGACCCTGGCACGCACCATGACCGATGCCTTTGCCAAGCTGTATCTCGAAGGTGGCGCGGAGCGCATGCCGCCGCTGACCGCGCTGGCCCTGTACGACGATTTCCGTGAGCTGACCCCGCCGGGTGCCCGCGGCAACGAGATGATTCAGCGTCTGGCCGACCGGCTGGTCACGGTCGATCTTCTGGACCGTGCCGCCAACCTGCTGGACCGGCAGGTGAAATTCCGCCTGGAAGGGGTCGAGAAAGCGCGGATCGGCGCCCGGCTTGCGCTCATCCGGCTGCTCGACCGGCGGCCGGAGGCGGCTGTCGGCGCGCTGGATGAAAGTGCTGTTCCCGGTATCCCGGTCGATCTGGCGCGTGAGCGCAACCGGCTGCGGGCGCGCGCGCAGTTCGATCTCGGCAATCCGGATCAGGCCATCGCTTTGTTGCAGCCGGATACCAGCCGGGAGGCCGATCTGCTGCGCGCCGACATTCTGTGGCGGCAGCAGGATTGGGCCGGAGCGGCCGAAGTGTTCACCCGCCTAGCCGAGCCGCTGGCGGACAAGCGCGACCTGACGGAGCGTGAGGCAACCCTGGTGCTGAACTGGGCGATTTCCGCCTCGATGAGCGAGGATACCCCGGCTGTGGTACTGATCCGGCAGAACTATGCCCAGGCGATGGACGATACCCGTTTCCGCGAGGCCTTCCGGCTGATTACCAACACGACGTCGGGCGATCTGAACGATCTGCGCACGCTGACCCAGCGTTTCCAGGAGGTCGAACGCTTCCAGTCCTTCCTCAGCGACTACCGGGAACGGCTGAAGGCCAGCCAGCTCAGCGCCATCAACTGA
- the fliR gene encoding flagellar biosynthetic protein FliR, which translates to MPFELFLPAQFFAFFLVFSRVGAALSMMPGLGEGLVSMRVRLAFAMLVSFLTVPLVQDTLPAMPPTAPQLALLVAGEVVIGLFIGTLSRIALTILEMAGFIISMQIGLASAQAFNPSLGAQGSLPGALLSTIGVLLILATNLHHIFMLGVVDSYTVFTPGAPLPVQDFSMAVTRAVADGFRIALQIGAPLLVIGVLFQVSVGVLSRLMPQLQIFFIVLPFQLLLGVFLFSLILSASMMWFLRYYESVVMRMLAL; encoded by the coding sequence ATGCCTTTCGAGCTGTTCCTACCCGCCCAGTTTTTCGCCTTCTTCCTGGTGTTTTCGCGCGTCGGTGCGGCGCTCTCGATGATGCCGGGACTTGGTGAGGGGCTGGTCTCCATGCGGGTCCGGCTGGCCTTCGCCATGCTGGTCAGTTTCCTGACAGTGCCGCTGGTACAGGATACGCTGCCGGCAATGCCGCCGACTGCGCCGCAACTGGCCCTGCTGGTGGCCGGCGAGGTGGTGATCGGCCTGTTCATCGGCACCCTGTCGCGCATCGCGCTGACGATTCTGGAAATGGCTGGCTTCATCATCTCGATGCAGATCGGCCTCGCCTCGGCGCAGGCCTTCAACCCCAGCCTGGGCGCGCAGGGCTCGCTGCCCGGCGCGCTGCTGAGCACGATCGGCGTGCTGCTGATCCTGGCGACCAACCTGCATCACATCTTCATGCTGGGGGTGGTGGACAGCTATACGGTGTTCACGCCTGGCGCGCCGCTGCCGGTGCAGGATTTCTCCATGGCGGTCACGCGGGCGGTCGCCGACGGTTTCCGCATCGCGCTGCAGATCGGCGCGCCGCTGCTGGTCATCGGCGTGCTGTTCCAGGTCAGCGTCGGCGTGCTGTCGCGGCTGATGCCGCAGCTGCAGATCTTCTTCATCGTGCTGCCGTTCCAGCTGCTGCTCGGTGTTTTCCTGTTCTCGCTGATATTGTCGGCCTCGATGATGTGGTTCCTGCGCTATTATGAAAGCGTGGTGATGCGCATGCTGGCGCTTTGA
- a CDS encoding protein phosphatase CheZ — MAVPSKFSAKQSAGEDAADLAAGPAVTTDEVVAIVEQMLSNLRGDLSPGAMQLYGELEDLARFIRDARHDLAEIRPEDIRDHHIPSATDELDAVIGATEEATGRILDACEVFSEVSGKLSAEDAERTMTAVTEIYEACNFQDITGQRITKVVGTLKHIEDKIEQLLEAFGAGVGTAKAAAAKQPPAAAKPKATDDKPDADLLNGPQLPGNANSQEDIDAILASFD, encoded by the coding sequence ATGGCCGTTCCGTCAAAATTTTCGGCAAAGCAGTCTGCCGGCGAGGACGCTGCCGATCTGGCGGCCGGCCCTGCCGTGACCACCGATGAGGTGGTTGCCATTGTCGAGCAGATGCTCTCCAACCTGCGCGGTGACCTGTCGCCGGGCGCGATGCAGCTGTATGGCGAGCTGGAGGATCTGGCGCGCTTCATCCGCGATGCGCGTCACGATCTGGCGGAAATCCGGCCGGAGGACATAAGGGACCATCATATCCCGAGTGCGACCGACGAGCTGGATGCGGTGATTGGCGCCACCGAGGAGGCGACGGGCCGCATTCTGGACGCGTGCGAAGTGTTCTCCGAAGTCTCCGGCAAGCTGTCGGCGGAGGATGCGGAACGCACGATGACGGCCGTTACCGAGATTTACGAGGCCTGCAACTTCCAGGACATTACCGGCCAGCGCATCACCAAGGTGGTCGGCACGCTGAAGCATATCGAAGACAAGATCGAACAGCTCCTGGAAGCGTTCGGGGCGGGTGTCGGCACGGCGAAGGCCGCTGCGGCGAAACAGCCGCCGGCCGCCGCCAAACCGAAGGCGACGGACGACAAGCCGGACGCCGATCTGCTGAACGGGCCGCAATTGCCTGGCAATGCGAATTCGCAGGAAGATATCGACGCAATTCTGGCGAGTTTCGACTAG
- a CDS encoding OmpA/MotB family protein: MALDPLAGLHESERDKASAPASPPPYSPFHILPKVGGPFWLLTFLDVISLLLAFFIMLFAMSNPRTAAWVDLSATLADRLAPNVETAKPAPPTALTIDEDKVAPGLNLDYLVSLLRGHLDSDPLLARTVLHRFPDRLILSMPSDLLFALNSATLNDQARRALFELGGLLGNLSNRTDVHGHTDPAPIRSGPYRGNWELSLARAQSVATALLESGYDKPMIVQGFADTRFVFLARDIVSPRREALARRVDIVLYPSQAAILP; encoded by the coding sequence ATGGCGCTCGACCCGCTGGCCGGCCTGCACGAAAGCGAACGCGACAAGGCATCCGCGCCGGCCTCGCCGCCGCCTTACAGCCCGTTCCATATCCTGCCCAAGGTTGGCGGACCATTCTGGCTGCTGACCTTTCTCGATGTCATCAGTCTGCTGCTGGCCTTTTTCATCATGCTGTTCGCGATGTCGAACCCCAGGACAGCGGCCTGGGTGGACCTTTCGGCGACCCTGGCCGACCGTCTGGCGCCGAATGTGGAAACCGCGAAACCGGCCCCGCCCACCGCGCTGACCATCGACGAGGACAAGGTCGCGCCGGGCCTCAATCTCGACTATCTGGTCTCGCTGTTGCGTGGCCATCTCGATAGCGATCCGCTGTTGGCACGAACCGTGCTTCACCGTTTCCCGGACCGGTTGATCCTGTCGATGCCGTCCGATCTGCTGTTCGCCCTGAACAGTGCAACCCTGAACGATCAGGCCCGCCGGGCGCTGTTCGAGCTGGGCGGTCTGCTGGGCAATCTCAGCAATCGGACGGATGTGCATGGTCATACCGATCCCGCGCCGATCCGCTCCGGTCCCTATCGCGGGAACTGGGAGCTTTCGTTGGCGCGTGCACAGTCCGTAGCGACGGCGCTGCTGGAATCAGGTTATGATAAGCCTATGATCGTTCAAGGTTTCGCCGATACGCGGTTCGTCTTTCTCGCCCGTGACATCGTCTCGCCCCGGCGCGAGGCGCTGGCGCGCCGTGTCGATATCGTGCTCTACCCGTCGCAGGCTGCGATCCTGCCATGA
- the flgC gene encoding flagellar basal body rod protein FlgC — protein sequence MAQDLMGAMTISTSGMKAQGLRLRVISENLANANSVAEGPGQEPYRRKIVMFRNELDRADNMHKVSVSRVTNDPSQFQTKYDPTHPYADQDGYIMAPNVSALIETMDMREAQRSYEANLNVIETSMSMLTRTIDLLRG from the coding sequence ATGGCACAGGATCTGATGGGTGCGATGACGATCTCGACCTCGGGCATGAAGGCCCAGGGTCTGCGTCTGCGGGTGATTTCGGAGAATCTGGCGAACGCCAATTCAGTGGCGGAGGGTCCGGGGCAGGAGCCCTACCGGCGCAAGATCGTGATGTTCCGGAATGAGCTGGACCGCGCCGACAACATGCACAAGGTCTCGGTAAGCAGGGTCACCAACGACCCCTCGCAGTTCCAGACCAAATACGACCCGACGCATCCTTATGCGGACCAGGATGGCTACATCATGGCGCCGAACGTCTCGGCGCTGATCGAGACGATGGACATGCGCGAGGCACAGCGCAGCTACGAAGCCAATCTGAACGTCATCGAGACCTCGATGTCGATGCTGACCAGAACCATCGATCTTCTGCGCGGTTGA
- the flgB gene encoding flagellar basal body rod protein FlgB — translation MSMGNLALFQGMKQKMDWLAQRHTVLAENVANADTPGYRARDLKPLDFRAMVKETPRVNMAATTANHLTGIRREPEFRVNEERPRNAYEVSINQNAVSLENQLTNVSQNQADFRLASSLYRQNLTMMKLAIGRQPGA, via the coding sequence ATGAGCATGGGCAATCTGGCACTGTTTCAGGGCATGAAGCAGAAGATGGACTGGCTGGCCCAGCGCCATACCGTGCTGGCGGAGAATGTCGCCAATGCCGACACGCCGGGTTATCGGGCGCGCGATCTGAAGCCGCTGGATTTCCGCGCCATGGTGAAGGAAACCCCGCGGGTGAACATGGCCGCCACCACCGCGAACCACCTGACCGGCATCCGGCGCGAGCCGGAATTCCGCGTCAATGAGGAGCGTCCGCGGAACGCCTACGAAGTCAGCATCAACCAGAACGCGGTCTCGCTGGAGAACCAGCTGACCAACGTGTCGCAGAACCAGGCGGATTTCCGCCTCGCGAGCAGCCTGTACCGGCAGAACCTCACCATGATGAAACTGGCGATCGGCCGCCAGCCGGGCGCGTAA
- the fliE gene encoding flagellar hook-basal body complex protein FliE, with protein sequence MVARIGDAIAAYAKTGQIEGGLETREPGKDFASFLRDSVQEAHEVMKGGEEMSMKAITGKADLNDVIVAVNDAEVTLQTVVGLRDRMIQAYQEILRMPI encoded by the coding sequence ATGGTTGCCCGGATCGGTGATGCGATTGCTGCCTATGCCAAGACCGGCCAGATCGAAGGCGGTCTGGAGACGCGCGAGCCTGGCAAGGATTTCGCCAGCTTCCTGCGCGACAGCGTCCAGGAGGCGCATGAGGTGATGAAGGGCGGCGAGGAGATGAGCATGAAGGCCATCACCGGAAAAGCCGACCTCAACGATGTTATCGTCGCGGTGAACGACGCCGAGGTGACGCTGCAGACCGTCGTCGGACTGCGCGACCGGATGATCCAGGCCTATCAGGAAATCCTGCGTATGCCGATCTGA